One stretch of Micromonospora echinospora DNA includes these proteins:
- a CDS encoding DUF3311 domain-containing protein, which yields MSEPEPEALDTARSRAKDKSPWNWLLFIPIVVPLIPALFNADSPRLFGFPRFYWLQLAWILLGVATTTLVYQMTKKRGDR from the coding sequence ATGTCCGAACCGGAACCGGAGGCGCTCGACACGGCGCGATCCAGGGCGAAGGACAAGAGTCCCTGGAACTGGTTGCTCTTCATCCCGATCGTGGTGCCGCTGATCCCGGCGCTGTTCAACGCCGACTCGCCCCGGCTGTTCGGCTTCCCGCGGTTTTACTGGCTGCAACTGGCCTGGATCCTGCTGGGTGTCGCCACCACCACGCTGGTCTACCAGATGACCAAGAAGCGGGGTGACCGCTGA
- a CDS encoding bifunctional RNase H/acid phosphatase produces MAVRAVVIEADGGSRGNPGPAGYGAVIRDPETGEVLAERSESIGTATNNVAEYRGLIAGLEAAAELGAAEVEARMDSKLVVEQMCGRWQIKHPGLRPLAAQAAGLVSRFTAVRFTWVPRERNRHADALANAAMDAAASGAAPAGAGKAAAREAAVVRATGTDPATTPASWEPRPTEEATRLILVRHGETERTVQKHYSGRGDVPLTDRGRAQARASAARVAALAPSVAAVVSSPLSRCTATAEAIAAQVGNPPVRTDDDLIECDFGVWEGHTFAEVRERWAAELDAWLASTRVAPPRGESFVTVAERTGRAVDRLRSAYPGETVVVVSHVSPIKLVLRDALAAGDAFLHRLYLDTAGISVLDLYPDGGVAVRSVNDTSHLTDA; encoded by the coding sequence GTGGCGGTGCGCGCGGTCGTCATCGAGGCCGACGGCGGCTCCCGGGGCAACCCCGGCCCGGCCGGTTACGGCGCGGTGATCCGGGACCCGGAGACCGGCGAGGTACTGGCCGAGCGGTCGGAGTCGATCGGCACTGCCACGAACAACGTGGCCGAGTACCGGGGCCTGATCGCCGGGCTGGAGGCCGCCGCCGAGCTGGGCGCGGCCGAGGTCGAGGCGCGGATGGACTCCAAGCTGGTGGTCGAGCAGATGTGCGGCCGCTGGCAGATCAAGCACCCCGGGCTGCGTCCGCTCGCCGCCCAGGCGGCGGGGCTGGTCAGCCGGTTCACCGCCGTACGGTTCACCTGGGTGCCCCGGGAGCGCAACCGGCACGCCGACGCCCTCGCCAACGCGGCCATGGACGCCGCCGCCTCGGGTGCCGCCCCGGCGGGCGCCGGGAAGGCCGCGGCGCGGGAGGCCGCTGTCGTCCGGGCCACCGGCACCGACCCGGCCACCACGCCCGCCTCCTGGGAGCCGCGCCCGACCGAGGAGGCCACCCGGCTGATCCTGGTGCGGCACGGCGAGACCGAGCGCACCGTGCAGAAGCACTACTCCGGCCGGGGCGACGTGCCGCTGACCGACCGGGGCCGGGCCCAGGCCCGGGCCAGCGCCGCCCGGGTGGCCGCGCTGGCCCCGTCCGTCGCGGCAGTGGTCAGCTCGCCGCTGTCCCGGTGCACGGCCACCGCCGAGGCGATCGCCGCCCAGGTCGGCAACCCGCCGGTACGCACCGACGACGACCTGATCGAATGCGACTTCGGCGTCTGGGAGGGGCACACGTTCGCCGAGGTACGCGAGCGCTGGGCGGCGGAACTGGACGCCTGGCTCGCCTCCACCCGGGTCGCTCCGCCGCGGGGCGAGTCGTTCGTGACAGTCGCCGAGCGCACCGGGCGGGCCGTCGACCGGCTGCGGTCGGCGTACCCGGGGGAGACGGTCGTGGTGGTCTCCCACGTCTCGCCGATCAAGCTGGTGCTGCGCGATGCGCTCGCGGCCGGCGACGCGTTCCTGCACCGGCTCTACCTGGACACCGCGGGCATCTCGGTGCTGGACCTGTACCCGGACGGCGGCGTCGCGGTCCGCTCGGTCAACGACACCTCGCACCTCACGGACGCGTGA
- the mctP gene encoding monocarboxylate uptake permease MctP: MWRDHLTEIIVFTLLFLLVSAMGFVAARWRRPRDMAHLDEWGLGGRSFGGWITWFLVGGDLYTAYTFVAVPALIFGAGAAGFFAVPYTIVIYPLVFLVLCRLWSVSHRHGFVTPADFVRNRFGSPILALLVAITGIVATMPYIALQLVGIEAVLKTMGVTGDSALARHLPIIIAFAILAAYTYQSGLRAPALIAFVKDSLIYIVILVAVIWLPYKLGGWGAIFDAADAKFQASPAPGDGILLNQNNQIQYVTLAFGSALALFLYPHSITGVLASRNRDVIKRNMSALPAYSLLLGLIALLGYMAIAANVKPLPGAKEGTTDGNTVVPLLFDQQFPDWFAGVAYAAIGIGALVPAAIMSIAAANLFTRNIYKEYLKRDATPAQEANVSKITSLVVKVGAVACIVFLDPQFSIDLQLIGGVIILQTLPAVALGLYTRWFHRGALIAGWAAGMGLGMWMLYQIGNPATGKKHFAGSAFPLEKFGFDTPKTIYVGVVAVLVNLVVAALLTLVLRAAKVADGPDGTTPDDYFADEGDPRVTASADRADSAPEPVA; this comes from the coding sequence ATGTGGCGGGACCACCTCACCGAGATCATCGTCTTCACGCTGCTGTTCCTGCTGGTCAGCGCCATGGGCTTCGTGGCGGCCCGGTGGCGCAGACCACGAGACATGGCCCACCTGGACGAGTGGGGACTGGGTGGGCGCAGCTTCGGCGGCTGGATCACCTGGTTCCTGGTCGGCGGTGACCTCTACACCGCGTACACGTTCGTGGCGGTCCCGGCGCTGATCTTCGGAGCCGGCGCGGCGGGGTTCTTCGCGGTGCCGTACACGATCGTCATCTACCCGCTGGTGTTCCTGGTGCTGTGCCGGCTCTGGTCGGTCTCGCACCGGCACGGCTTCGTCACGCCCGCCGACTTCGTCCGCAACCGGTTCGGTTCGCCGATCCTGGCGCTGCTGGTCGCGATCACCGGCATCGTCGCCACCATGCCGTACATCGCGCTGCAACTGGTCGGCATCGAGGCGGTGCTCAAGACCATGGGCGTCACCGGGGACAGCGCGCTGGCCCGGCACCTGCCGATCATCATCGCGTTCGCGATCCTGGCCGCGTACACGTACCAGTCCGGGCTGCGCGCCCCGGCGCTGATCGCGTTCGTCAAGGACTCGCTGATCTACATCGTGATCCTGGTCGCGGTGATCTGGCTGCCGTACAAGCTCGGCGGCTGGGGCGCCATCTTCGACGCCGCCGACGCGAAGTTCCAGGCGTCACCGGCGCCCGGCGACGGCATCCTGCTCAACCAGAACAACCAGATCCAGTACGTGACGCTGGCGTTCGGCTCGGCGCTGGCGCTGTTCCTCTACCCGCACAGCATCACCGGTGTGCTGGCCAGCCGGAACCGCGACGTGATCAAGCGGAACATGTCCGCGCTGCCCGCGTACAGCCTGCTGCTGGGGCTGATCGCGCTGCTCGGCTACATGGCCATCGCGGCGAACGTGAAGCCGCTGCCCGGGGCGAAGGAGGGCACGACCGACGGCAACACCGTCGTGCCGCTGCTGTTCGACCAGCAGTTCCCGGACTGGTTCGCCGGGGTGGCGTACGCCGCCATCGGCATCGGCGCGCTGGTGCCCGCGGCGATCATGTCGATCGCGGCGGCGAACCTGTTCACCCGCAACATCTACAAGGAGTACCTGAAGCGGGACGCCACCCCGGCGCAGGAGGCGAACGTCTCGAAGATCACTTCGCTGGTGGTGAAGGTCGGCGCGGTGGCCTGCATCGTCTTCCTCGACCCGCAGTTCTCCATCGACCTGCAGCTCATCGGCGGCGTGATCATCCTCCAGACGCTGCCGGCGGTGGCGCTGGGCCTCTACACCCGCTGGTTCCACAGGGGCGCGCTGATCGCCGGCTGGGCGGCCGGCATGGGCCTGGGCATGTGGATGCTCTACCAGATCGGCAACCCGGCGACCGGGAAGAAGCACTTCGCCGGGTCGGCGTTCCCGCTGGAGAAGTTCGGCTTCGACACGCCGAAGACCATCTACGTGGGCGTCGTGGCGGTGCTGGTGAACCTGGTGGTGGCCGCGCTGCTCACGCTGGTGCTGCGCGCCGCGAAGGTGGCCGACGGCCCCGACGGCACCACGCCGGACGACTACTTCGCCGACGAGGGCGATCCGCGCGTCACGGCCTCCGCCGATCGCGCCGACTCCGCCCCGGAACCGGTCGCGTGA